One genomic window of Osmia bicornis bicornis chromosome 5, iOsmBic2.1, whole genome shotgun sequence includes the following:
- the LOC114882758 gene encoding uncharacterized protein LOC114882758 isoform X2, with protein sequence MCNFHSCYECIQTYHLGYCWRRKWYFVMGFVLGVSIMLLLLRESTYNPDISQNSIEQNINMDGELRNVYKEVTNRWYNITDDDKWYNSRIFSISDSKSWKPYMTEIRQNWILWKHNSNKPYNLEHPEIEDPSMGQASVIRKIFQDKKNGFFVECGAYDGETRSNTLVLERFLDWTGLLVEADSINFSKMMLKNRKSYLSPVCLGLQPYPTVNTFLMADNVGRLHDPNADSRMRNSNDVAYSGVHIKVQCFPFAHLMAALNVTTVNYFSLDIEGHELEVLKTIPFDEINIETLSVEFAHVASGKKKLIDFMESKGYYVHSFVVRSDRLANDIIFTKYNYDSFNSTR encoded by the exons atgtGTAACTTCCACTCATGTTACGAATGCATTCAAACGTACCATCTCGGATATTGTTGGAGACGAAAATGGTACTTCGTCATGGGTTTTGTACTTGGAGTGTCAATTATGCTATTATTGTTACGAGAATCAACGTATAATCCAGATATCTCACAAAATTCGATAGAACAGAATATTAATATGGACGGTGAATTAAGAAATGTTTACAAGGAGG TTACGAACAGATGGTATAACATTACCGACG ATGATAAATGGTACAATAGTAGAATATTCTCGATATCGGACTCAAAAAGTTGGAAGCCTTATATGACCGAAATCCGACAGAATTGGATATTGTGGAAACATAATTCAAATAAACCTTATAATTTGGAACATCCAGAAATCGAGGATCCATCCATGGGTCAAGCCAGTGTTATTCGTAAAATTTTCCAAGATAAG aagAATGGATTCTTCGTGGAATGTGGTGCTTATGATGGAGAGACACGAAGTAACACGTTGGTCCTGGAACGATTTCTCGATTGGACAGGTCTCCTGGTAGAAGCTGATTCCATCAACTTCAGTAAGATGATGCTGAAGAACCGGAAGTCTTACCTATCGCCTGTTTGCCTTGGTCTTCAGCCATATCCCACGGTG AATACTTTCCTGATGGCTGACAATGTAGGACGTCTTCACGACCCAAATGCAGACAGCAGAATGCGAAATTCAAACGACGTTGCGTACAGTGGTGTTCACATCAAAGTCCAATGTTTTCCATTCGCTCATTTGATGGCAGCTCTTAACGTGACCactgttaattattttagtcTTGATATCGAGGGCCACGAGCTTGAGGTACTGAAAACGATTCCGTTCGATGAGATAAACATCGAG ACGCTATCGGTGGAGTTCGCTCACGTTGCATCTGGTAAAAAGAAGCTGATCGATTTTATGGAATCGAAGGGTTATTACGTTCATTCCTTCGTCGTTAGATCCGATCGTCTGGCTAACGATATAATATTCACGAAATACAACTATGATTCGTTTAATTCGACACG TTAG
- the LOC114882758 gene encoding uncharacterized protein LOC114882758 isoform X1 gives MCNFHSCYECIQTYHLGYCWRRKWYFVMGFVLGVSIMLLLLRESTYNPDISQNSIEQNINMDGELRNVYKEVTNRWYNITDDDKWYNSRIFSISDSKSWKPYMTEIRQNWILWKHNSNKPYNLEHPEIEDPSMGQASVIRKIFQDKKNGFFVECGAYDGETRSNTLVLERFLDWTGLLVEADSINFSKMMLKNRKSYLSPVCLGLQPYPTVNTFLMADNVGRLHDPNADSRMRNSNDVAYSGVHIKVQCFPFAHLMAALNVTTVNYFSLDIEGHELEVLKTIPFDEINIETLSVEFAHVASGKKKLIDFMESKGYYVHSFVVRSDRLANDIIFTKYNYDSFNSTRN, from the exons atgtGTAACTTCCACTCATGTTACGAATGCATTCAAACGTACCATCTCGGATATTGTTGGAGACGAAAATGGTACTTCGTCATGGGTTTTGTACTTGGAGTGTCAATTATGCTATTATTGTTACGAGAATCAACGTATAATCCAGATATCTCACAAAATTCGATAGAACAGAATATTAATATGGACGGTGAATTAAGAAATGTTTACAAGGAGG TTACGAACAGATGGTATAACATTACCGACG ATGATAAATGGTACAATAGTAGAATATTCTCGATATCGGACTCAAAAAGTTGGAAGCCTTATATGACCGAAATCCGACAGAATTGGATATTGTGGAAACATAATTCAAATAAACCTTATAATTTGGAACATCCAGAAATCGAGGATCCATCCATGGGTCAAGCCAGTGTTATTCGTAAAATTTTCCAAGATAAG aagAATGGATTCTTCGTGGAATGTGGTGCTTATGATGGAGAGACACGAAGTAACACGTTGGTCCTGGAACGATTTCTCGATTGGACAGGTCTCCTGGTAGAAGCTGATTCCATCAACTTCAGTAAGATGATGCTGAAGAACCGGAAGTCTTACCTATCGCCTGTTTGCCTTGGTCTTCAGCCATATCCCACGGTG AATACTTTCCTGATGGCTGACAATGTAGGACGTCTTCACGACCCAAATGCAGACAGCAGAATGCGAAATTCAAACGACGTTGCGTACAGTGGTGTTCACATCAAAGTCCAATGTTTTCCATTCGCTCATTTGATGGCAGCTCTTAACGTGACCactgttaattattttagtcTTGATATCGAGGGCCACGAGCTTGAGGTACTGAAAACGATTCCGTTCGATGAGATAAACATCGAG ACGCTATCGGTGGAGTTCGCTCACGTTGCATCTGGTAAAAAGAAGCTGATCGATTTTATGGAATCGAAGGGTTATTACGTTCATTCCTTCGTCGTTAGATCCGATCGTCTGGCTAACGATATAATATTCACGAAATACAACTATGATTCGTTTAATTCGACACG GAATTGA
- the LOC114882758 gene encoding uncharacterized protein LOC114882758 isoform X3, which yields MCNFHSCYECIQTYHLGYCWRRKWYFVMGFVLGVSIMLLLLRESTYNPDISQNSIEQNINMDGELRNVYKEDDKWYNSRIFSISDSKSWKPYMTEIRQNWILWKHNSNKPYNLEHPEIEDPSMGQASVIRKIFQDKKNGFFVECGAYDGETRSNTLVLERFLDWTGLLVEADSINFSKMMLKNRKSYLSPVCLGLQPYPTVNTFLMADNVGRLHDPNADSRMRNSNDVAYSGVHIKVQCFPFAHLMAALNVTTVNYFSLDIEGHELEVLKTIPFDEINIETLSVEFAHVASGKKKLIDFMESKGYYVHSFVVRSDRLANDIIFTKYNYDSFNSTRN from the exons atgtGTAACTTCCACTCATGTTACGAATGCATTCAAACGTACCATCTCGGATATTGTTGGAGACGAAAATGGTACTTCGTCATGGGTTTTGTACTTGGAGTGTCAATTATGCTATTATTGTTACGAGAATCAACGTATAATCCAGATATCTCACAAAATTCGATAGAACAGAATATTAATATGGACGGTGAATTAAGAAATGTTTACAAGGAGG ATGATAAATGGTACAATAGTAGAATATTCTCGATATCGGACTCAAAAAGTTGGAAGCCTTATATGACCGAAATCCGACAGAATTGGATATTGTGGAAACATAATTCAAATAAACCTTATAATTTGGAACATCCAGAAATCGAGGATCCATCCATGGGTCAAGCCAGTGTTATTCGTAAAATTTTCCAAGATAAG aagAATGGATTCTTCGTGGAATGTGGTGCTTATGATGGAGAGACACGAAGTAACACGTTGGTCCTGGAACGATTTCTCGATTGGACAGGTCTCCTGGTAGAAGCTGATTCCATCAACTTCAGTAAGATGATGCTGAAGAACCGGAAGTCTTACCTATCGCCTGTTTGCCTTGGTCTTCAGCCATATCCCACGGTG AATACTTTCCTGATGGCTGACAATGTAGGACGTCTTCACGACCCAAATGCAGACAGCAGAATGCGAAATTCAAACGACGTTGCGTACAGTGGTGTTCACATCAAAGTCCAATGTTTTCCATTCGCTCATTTGATGGCAGCTCTTAACGTGACCactgttaattattttagtcTTGATATCGAGGGCCACGAGCTTGAGGTACTGAAAACGATTCCGTTCGATGAGATAAACATCGAG ACGCTATCGGTGGAGTTCGCTCACGTTGCATCTGGTAAAAAGAAGCTGATCGATTTTATGGAATCGAAGGGTTATTACGTTCATTCCTTCGTCGTTAGATCCGATCGTCTGGCTAACGATATAATATTCACGAAATACAACTATGATTCGTTTAATTCGACACG GAATTGA